Sequence from the Meriones unguiculatus strain TT.TT164.6M chromosome 5, Bangor_MerUng_6.1, whole genome shotgun sequence genome:
AAGGGAGTCTGAGCTGGAGCTGAGTTCTTTTTGGATGAGGTGGAATTGGGATGAATTGACATCTTGTTGCCATCTCAGTGTTGGGGGGTAATGCTTCATTACCAGTATTTGGaatgaagagttttctcttttctcctcagatttttggtacttcaaatacacacacatacaatgaataaagccagcatactccacactaacacaaacattaaaatcaccttgttctctgaaatgagtgttgggatctcagccaacagcatccTTTTCGTCTTCCATCTCTGTATGGTCATTGGTGCACACAGGCCTAAGCTCATTGATCTCGCCATTGGTTTCTTGGCCCTGACCCAACTACTGATGCTGCTAACTATGGGACTCATAGCTGCAGACATGTTTATGTCTCAGGGGAGGTGGGACCCCACCACATGCCAATCCCTTATCTATCTGCACAGGTTCTTGAGGGGCCTCTCCCtttgtgctgcctgtctgctgaatgtcctctggaccatcatcctcagccctagaagctgctgcttagacaagtttaaacataaatttcCCCATGACATCTCCTGCgccctttttctttgtgttctctacatgtcttttagcagttacctcCTGGTATCAATAAGTGCCATCCCCAATTCGACCTcagataattttatgtatgttactCAGTCTTGCTCACTTCTCCCACTGAGTTACTCCAGACAAAACACATTTTCCACACTGGTGGtcttcagggaagcctttcttatcaGTCTCATGGTGTTCTCCAGCGGGTACATGGTGACTCTTTTATACAGACACATGAAGCAGGCccggcatcttcacagcaccagcctttctccaaaagcatccccagagCGAAGGGCCACccggaccatcctgctgctcatgaccTTCTTTGTGGTTCTCTACATTTTGGCCAGTGTTATCTTCCACACaagaatgaagttcaaagatgGGTCTCTGTTCTACTGTATCTAGATTCTTGTGTCCCatggctatgccacagtcagtcctcttgtgtttatttgcactgaaaagcgtataactaatttttttaagGTCACTGTGGGACAGGAAATTAAATATCTGATTAATCAATGATGGGTAAAATTGTACACTCCTTAATACAATCCAATATGTTGCCATCATATCATGACATAGTAGGAACATTCTGTGGCTTAAACTGATATGTGAAAACATCCTTTTAACATTCCATCTGTTTACTCTGTGTGTGGATGGCAagtatataaaacaatattaaactgCATTCCCACTCAGATATCACATGAAGTTTATCTTTCTCAATGGGTTTTCAAAGGAGGTGTGTGAAATGGCTCTCATCTGTCTTTTTTagcacattactttttatttatttatttattttggaatttgtggcagggtttctccatgtagccctggctatcctgggcttgctttgtagatcaggctgacctcatactcacagagatctacctgcgtctgcctccctgagtgccgggatcaaaggcatgtgccatcatgcccagattacttttaatttttttaaaaaatgatttaacttttaactgtgtgtgtatgtgtttgtgtctgtgtttgtgtctgtgtgtgtgtttgtgtgtgtgtatgtgtgtgtgtgtgtgtgtgtgtgtgtgtgtgtgtacttgagtgCAGGTCatcctggaggccagaaatgtCAATTACTCTTAGAGctagacttataggcagttgtgtgCCACCCAAGGGTGAGTGTTGataattgaacttgagtcttttagaaaacagtttgcatatgtgctgagccatctctctggcacagcccattactttaaatatgacattttcaataaatcaATGCCTCAGttgtttatatttggaaaaatatacaaggaaacactgttttgagaataaattatcacaggatgcagaacacacacacacacacatacacagagccaAAATGATATGCAGAGAAGCATCCTGTCATTTGCATAATGGTGCTCCTATGGCCTGATTTAAAACAGTCAAAGTAGAAACAGCCACTGTCTAGAAGTGTCAGGATGTGGGATCAGGTCATGGCCTCCCCTTGTTAAGGAATGCTAGTCAGAACATGAAGAACACCTCGAATGTCTGCCATGCCAGTCAGGTACACTGCACAATCTTGATGAGTTACTTATGAAAGACAGAGCTTAGATGTGTCAAAGGAATAGAGACCATAGACAAAGGGCTTTATCTGGGCTCAAAAAATCCAAATTTAAGTAGGAAACTAGTCACAGATAGTTACTCAGCTGCACTATTGATATACTCCAGGGACCTGAGGGCTTGCAGCATGCCTGCTTAATTGAGACTAATCAGATACCTGCCCAGAGCACACTTCATGTGAGAGAACACGGACTCAGTCACACTAGTCACACAGTTGagcacactcacaggaagacttCACACAGCTGAACCCACTCACAGGCATACTTTACAGTGCAGAACACACACTTAGAGACTTACTTCCCACAGTAAAACTGTTATCTGTCACTCAGTGTGAGGATATGTCACAAGCATGGACCCCACTCACACCCAGAATCGAGTAATTTCAGTGTTGACACTTACACTTAATCTAAAGAAATAACTGAAAACTGGTTAGTGGAAAAAGAAAGATCAGAGAAGATCTGTTTCATGTTCTGTCTACACTCTGAGTGAGACCTAGAGCCTCAGACAGGAtgtaaattaacaaaaagaatgGAATTTAACTAGGTAACATGAGAGAACATTTCACACACCAAGGACATGGAGGagaagaaataaaccacacaactGTAAGTTGTATAAACCCACGAGCAGACATTTGCCTGGTGGCTCAAGTCTATAACCATGAAATCAAAACAGgaggatagtgagttcaaggccagcctgagctacaggatgagtccagactagcacacaacagtcacaaagcaaaaataattataagaataaaatattattttaaaatccaatATAAGATTGGTGGTGGAGGCGCATGCatttaatcatagcactcagatggcagaaacaggagattctctgagttcaaggtcagcctagacttTAAATCAGGTTCCAGGGcaactagggctacatagagaaacgctgactcagaaaaaaaattccaaattaaacaaaaggaaatgtgcACAGGAAAGGATTAATCTTACTTCTTCACAGTGGGTGAAGAGCATAAACGAATGTGCTGATCCCATGGTAAAGGTGAGCTGTATGATGGTGGCAAAATCAAGCCCATGGATTCATAAACACAGGGTGGACAGGTACTGCTCAGCCCTGACATAAACCATGCTCTGCACACATTTTCTCAACATGAGGAGATGGGCAGGCTGAGTCCATGTTGTAGAGGAGGaaactttttctcctccctggatGTAGTGCACCCTCAGTGCCACAGTCACCCAGCATGCACTAGGTCTGCAGAATGTTTGCTTCTTTCCATTGCactctttatttctgtttgtcaGGCTAGAcaatttgagatatcttagctgacattcttgtagtatctcttttagtaaacattcttgtcttattctgcatcatcattaatcacccagtTAAATTTTGTGAACTattttgctgacacattttcccttcctgccttctccctataaagttgtgtgaaatttttcaaataagtgAGAGCTGGATCAGATTGTACACTTGCTTTCCCTCTTTGTGTCTCTTTCCCAACACGTTCTTTTCACCCCTGCTTAGGATCGCATTGAACTACTACTGGACAGGACATACTTGGTGCCCAACATGGGGTTGAGGCACGGGAATCAAATTGAATGTCCTTCTTTGTGTACCCACACTCCTACATAGGATCTGGTGCTTCCACATGGGAAGTGATTGAAGGTTATGCATTGAGATCTCCATGGGACTGCCCATCTGTGTGTTTGATCCATTGAGGTAAGTCAAAATGACGAATTATTGGACAAAAATTGAGCAagcatgacttattcttacagggTCTCAAGCAGTCCTTCAAGACACAAGGAGTAAAGGTAaacaaaaaggaatctcacaagctaaagagttactttaaaaattagagcagccaaacaggcagaaaaaaagtacttctaaggttatttcaaatgttcataaaggagctcaaacagatttgtgtaatttgacagcagaaaataatttaggagacaAGCCCTAGATAATGagtataaaacagagtcagatgggaaaaataaagttgccaagtctcataattcagaatgGCCTCCTGCACCCACCTCTCTCTAAccctaacaaagaaaaaaggccccCAGTCTGGCGGGGACAGAACACAGGGCCGTAGCTCAGTGAGCAGGAAAATCGGGGACACTACatgcctccttccctctcccctaccaGGAGCTAGGCTTGGATGGCTTGCAGAGAACTGGGTGGATGGGAATGCTCACACCCTCTGAATCAGCCTAAGACCAGCCTCTATcagctgctgagctgagcagcaGTTCACCCTGCCACCATcctcctctcatctcttctcccAGGAGCTTCATTCAGTGTTGGCTCTTGGACATGGGCCAgagggatggagccacttctagttttaaagtttaaattgtgtgcactgataaattctgaaatttacatctagttctgacttttgaaatcatggttatgctctataaattcactcctaaggaggatgttttgttttaatattacaaaaacaggtttaaaaaaatatgcaaatgtttaaaaagtaggtACCACAGTTGTTCTTGTCTTTGTCACTGTTATTGTTTTTAtctgccagctgtctgttttggtttctggtttcggTTTGCTTGCGAGATCTGGAAAAATTGGAGAGTTTCCATTCTGGTCAAGGGAATCTGGGGGATGCCCCAGTTCCCGGGAAAAGACCTGTAACTGCTACACTTTTTTCAGGACAAAAAGAGAGGGTCGGTGGGACCTTATTCTTTGTGAAGAGAGGGCTaagggggctctgctccttcgggaatctatgtgtgtatatgtttctatgtgtgtatatgtatatctgtggACTTAAAATGACGATAAACTGTGGACTTAAATGtgactgatgatattaatatttttggacatgagacagtgcaaatcaacacctctgagtttggtcctggaccattagacttaaattctataaaacattttaaaatttattggttattttaaaatggtaatccttggacagtctaacaaaaaacttaaaaatagtttctcaaccctttgggggaggtcaaaagaccttggttatttattttattaattttaaaaaggaaaaccaagCAATTCTGTtttaaccaattaaaaaaaaatttagttattacaatatatcatgtaataaaaacctataaaatatgttgttcttcattttaaaaggctggagattcttcaatgcaaaacgtttgcttatgctcttttacaggacaaaaaggacaacagttccatgttagcccagggttaagcagggttatattcagatcactgTTAACCActgtataaaatatatgcctgatggatagtacctaaataaatgatttaatagtgtttctttctggcctatagatttggtatggccagaatagtccattttttgaGGGttgcaggctaagtttagttctctgtttaatgctaaataaaacttttgtcgtttaattttttgctgttaagttttaatacaatatgataaatAAGacttgctagcccctttataaattatgtttaattaaaagttttgccttGATTTTAGCTTGAAAAGAGCAGAttaaaagttatgctaaagattataattgagtacaagattgagttttacctcaTCTCTTTGTTTAGGCTGTATTTtcttaaggttaaatttaaaatgggtaactatcacaaaaacaccagagactgggagtcccagtcgggagaaaaacccacaaggaagaaaggaaacagtatTGGCCTTGGGTCACCCAATCTTTCCCTGTAAAAGGTCTTGCAGAATGGCAGGTGCGAGCCACCATTACTGAACTGGGCTCTAGCAGAGAGCACGTAGAGCCCAGAGACTGCTGTACACccagctctctgtcacagacagagttgtgtgccccagggcaccagattcTGGGAGTCTctttcaggagaaaaccccacagggaagaaagcaaacagggacagacttaggccacacagtatatccctagaaaaggtcccacagaccagtggGCAGGCGTGCCATGAGTCCAGAAACCTGCTGTGTGCCAACAGTttttcacagacagaactgtgcgccacagagcaccagagacttggagtccctgtcgggagaaatccccgacagggaaggaagcaaacgggGGAGACTTAGGCCCCCCAGTATATCCCTGgtaaggtcccacagactggcccaacccatggacctgctgtgcaccaactaGCCTGCTGCTGCCAGGAGAGCAGTaatcacctgccacagattaccactttgGTACTGGGGCCCATAGCCCCACCCTCAAacttacagaagcctgggatccctgagatcaatccCCAGGTGCTCCAAGTGGCAACCAGCTATCCCTAACAAAATGACTAAACCAAGGGACACCCAGGTTAAagcagcagctcaataaatttacagcaagaaacccagaagcagggcatctgtctccaggaattctcaGGGTAAAAGAAGAGCCCTCTCCACTAATAGggaccatagttaccactcaggtctgtatgcctgaggtgagctctgGCAAGTCCCATACAACaccggccatacagtgaccaaacccaaaaagctgaggaggcttgcttcaggaaaaaccatcttcctgccaaggggattctctccaatacaggattccaggaatcaccagaaactaacacccaacacccaagatagcccaatgggtagaggccagtgtaaaagctcaaccaacaaaagacagaccaatatgacatctccagaacccagttatccagtggcaagtagccctggacacctcagcctaactgaaattcaagaagatgacataacctctatgctcatgaagagggtaacacaggaaacaaataaaatgcgtaaagacctagaggcagataaattcaaacagcttacagtcatctgtaaagaaataaaggaagataaagaaaaagagattatggccatctataaagaaatacaggaagttgcagccaaacagtttgaggtatttagagaggaaatacttaaatcactgaaacaaattaaagaaacataggattgttcaaacaaacagctgaaggaattgaaggaaaatcacgaaaatacacagtcagataggtgaaagaaataaaaaaaggctgaagatctgtagatagaattgaaaaaaattaaagaaaacacaaatggaaaaaattgtggagagaaagaaattagggaagcaaacaagaactacagaggttggcataagcaatagactacaagagatggaagaaagaatctcaggtgtggaagatacaattgaagaaatagatgtatctgtcaaagaaaacgttaaatctaaaaaattctggacacagacggtccaagaaattcaagacaacataaaaacacaaaacctaaaaataataggaatagaggaaaaagaagattccctcctccaagtcccagagaatattttcaaccaaatcattaaagaaaatttcccaaacttaaaggagaggccaataagaatacaagaggcctacagaacacccactatattagaccagaaaagaaaatcctcctgccacatgataatcaaagcagtaagaattcagaacaaagaaaaacactaaaagctgcaagggaaaaatgctaAGTAACATATAGTGGCAAGCTCATccaaatcacacctgacttctcaactgagactatgaaagccagaagggcctggatgaatatcatgcaggccctaagggaacacagatgttagcccaggctactatacccagcaaaactctcagtcctcatagacagagaacaaaatgatattcaatgacaaaaacaaattgaaaaatacctacacacaaatccagtgttacagaagacactagaaggaaaaatgcaacccaagaatactagctactttcaagaaaacacagaaaataattaaccacattacagtaaacagaaagcaaccaagcacacaaacttatgaccacagccaacatcagaatcaaaagatctaacagccattggtcattaatctctctcatcatcaatggactcaattttccaataaaaagacatagaataacagaatgaatgtgtaaacaagacacagcaatctgttgtatacaagaaacacacctaagtcacaaagatagatattacctgagtgtaaagagctggaagatggctttctaagcaaatgaaccgaagaatcaagcaggagtagccattctaatatctgataaaatagattttaaaccaAAATTCATCAAAGGAGATGGAttaggaaacttcatactcatcaagggaaaaattccaccaggaagacatcacaatcctgaacatctatgtccctaatacaagggcacccacatttgtaaaagaaacattgttaaaacttaaaccacacatagatccccacacattaatagtgggagacttcaacatcccactctcaacaaaggacaggtcaacaaaacagaaattaaacaaagaaacaatgtctctaacagaggtcatgaattaaatggacctaacagacatttacagagccttacaccaaacacaaaagaatttaccttcttctcagcacctcatggaaccttctccaaaatagaccatatggttggtcacaaagcaagcctcaagagatacaagaagaatgaaataatcccctgtatcttatctgatcactgtggaataaaactggactgcaacaccaacagaaatagcaaaaagcctacacacacatggaaaccgaactacttgctactcaatgacagctgggtcagggaagaaatgaagaaagaaatttaagacttcctagaattcgatgaaaatgaaggcaaaacatacccaaacttgtgggacacaatgaaagcagtgctaagaggaaagttcatagcactaagtgccttcaagaataaattccagacagctcattcaagcaacttaatagctcacctaaaactctagaaaaagaagcagacacaccgaaaaggagtagatggctggaaataaactaagggctgaaatcaatcaattagaaacacataaaacaattcaaagaatcaatgaaaccaagagctagttctttgagaaaatcaacaacatagacaaacccttagccaagctaactaaaaggcagagagacaccatccaaatcgataaaatcaaatataaaaaggaggacataaatagagacaccaaggaaatccaaacaattattaggacttacttcaaaactgtatatgccacaaaatttgaaaatctaaatgaaatggacaattttcttgatccattccacttaccaaagctgaatcaagagcagataaatcaattaaatagtcctatatcccctaaagacaTAGAAatagtcatcgaaagtctcccgtccaaaaaaagaccaggaccagatagtttcagcacagaattctaccagaccttcaaagaagagttgattccaattctcttcaaactattccacgaaatagaaacagaaggaacacttcccaactcattctatgaagccacagttaccttggtacctaaactacacaaagacccaacaaagaaagagaatttcaggccaatctctcttatgaacttcaaagcaaaatactcaacaaaatgcttgcacactgaatacaagaacacatcaaggatatcatccactatgaccaagtaggcttcatcccaggtatgcaggggtggttcaatatatgggaaACTGCTACGGCTGTTGCTGCTAAggcttgctgctgtggctgtccAGTCCGGAGCCTCAAAAAAAAGTCTCCTATTTGCTGTgtgcttt
This genomic interval carries:
- the LOC132654059 gene encoding vomeronasal type-1 receptor 44-like translates to MNKASILHTNTNIKITLFSEMSVGISANSILFVFHLCMVIGAHRPKLIDLAIGFLALTQLLMLLTMGLIAADMFMSQGRWDPTTCQSLIYLHRFLRGLSLCAACLLNVLWTIILSPRSCCLDKFKHKFPHDISCALFLCVLYMSFSSYLLVSISAIPNSTSDNFMYVTQSCSLLPLSYSRQNTFSTLVVFREAFLISLMVFSSGYMVTLLYRHMKQARHLHSTSLSPKASPERRATRTILLLMTFFVVLYILASVIFHTRMKFKDGSLFYCI